The following proteins are co-located in the Tetrapisispora phaffii CBS 4417 chromosome 4, complete genome genome:
- the RCF2 gene encoding Rcf2p (similar to Saccharomyces cerevisiae YNR018W; ancestral locus Anc_6.314): MKILTAEEIEGQRYYTLMGGLKGFLMGGAISFAGYKLLPRKFPHLNLKALPWSIKTGFSIVPPVALTAIMAEEGSNKFDQLTYGSGTASEDAIEDAKRWSNLSFKDRCLESFMNNRYKIVVGVWAASLWGSWELINRDKIMTVSQKAVQARMYAQFISVILLLGTMMISMYDNKLRPNQHELNEKKRWERVLKVAEESEKEQREFLNWCHGFASNAERKEAKIFKYD; encoded by the coding sequence ATGAAGATTCTAACAgctgaagaaattgaaggTCAAAGATACTATACCCTTATGGGTGGTCTTAAAGGGTTCTTAATGGGTGGTGCCATTTCATTTGCCGGTTACAAACTGTTACCAAGAAAATTCCCTCATCTCAACTTGAAAGCTTTGCCTTGGTCTATCAAGACTGGTTTCTCAATTGTCCCTCCTGTTGCATTGACTGCCATTATGGCCGAAGAAGGTTCCAATAAATTCGATCAGCTTACTTATGGTTCTGGTACAGCATCTGAGGACGCTATAGAAGATGCCAAGAGATGGTCGAATTTATCATTCAAGGATAGGTGTTTGGAATCATTTATGAATAACAGATACAAAATCGTCGTTGGTGTTTGGGCTGCATCCCTATGGGGTTCTTGGGAGCTTATCAACAGAGATAAAATCATGACTGTTTCTCAAAAAGCTGTTCAAGCAAGAATGTACGCTCAATTCATATCTGTTATTTTACTACTGGGTACAATGATGATTTCTATGTACGATAATAAATTACGTCCAAATCAACACGAATTAAATGAGAAGAAAAGATGGGAAAGAGTTTTAAAAGTTGCTGAAGAATCTGAAAAAGAGCAACGTGAATTTTTAAACTGGTGCCATGGTTTTGCTTCTAATgcagaaagaaaagaagcTAAAATCTTCAAGTACGATTAG
- the IMG1 gene encoding mitochondrial 54S ribosomal protein bL19m (similar to Saccharomyces cerevisiae IMG1 (YCR046C); ancestral locus Anc_6.315), which produces MFSVNSRAFLGIARVHAVRAYQIPATKRTIIPIYPAVEKLKNKNSVIYDISKTDIEKSLDPEGWRRRLLNKGPKDVTKGQKSADRTTYIETGDIVRITYDKSKCDDETFLGYVLGVYRKNLVQDSSLLLRNQVGKTFVEVRVPIFSPLIQSIDILKKCEIGEKRRKRSKHYYIRGTKLDVGELELMLRKKR; this is translated from the coding sequence ATGTTTTCAGTCAATAGTCGTGCGTTTTTGGGTATTGCCCGAGTGCATGCCGTGAGAGCATATCAAATACCTGCCACTAAAAGGACTATAATTCCAATTTATCCTGCTGTtgagaaattgaaaaataagaaTAGTGTTATCTATGATATCTCTAAAACTGATATCGAAAAATCGCTTGATCCTGAAGGTTGGAGAAGAAGACTGCTTAATAAAGGTCCAAAGGATGTCACGAAGGGCCAAAAAAGTGCAGATAGAACAACCTATATTGAAACTGGTGATATTGTTAGAATTACATATGATAAGAGTAAATGTGATGATGAGACTTTTTTAGGGTATGTTCTAGGTGTTTATAGAAAAAACTTGGTTCAAGATTCCTCGCTTTTATTAAGAAATCAAGTTGGTAAAACTTTTGTTGAAGTTAGAgttccaattttttcacCATTGATTCAAAGTATagatattttgaagaaatgtGAAATTGGAGagaagagaagaaagagaagCAAGCATTATTACATCAGAGGTACTAAGCTAGATGTAGGTGAATTAGAACTGATGTTGAGGAAAAAAAGATAA
- the TPHA0D03790 gene encoding uncharacterized protein (similar to Saccharomyces cerevisiae YCR051W; ancestral locus Anc_6.319): protein MNIWIAASDGRIDLVEKFLNSNTGVTVNSKDENGYTPVHAAAAYGHNDLLRKLCNEYNGDINIRDFDGDTPLHHVEDVNTAKVIIEELDGDFKLTNNEDKTALETFEEDSEFPELITYMREKMGVTVEDDARLSGIDAEQLAQFKDSVRYSLENDPVDENDVETMERRKKLEAIIQGENVEQELENYIRSIVRGQMIGSSMDNEENVPNKRQK from the coding sequence ATGAATATTTGGATAGCTGCCAGCGATGGAAGAATTGATTTGGTtgaaaagtttttaaaTAGTAATACTGGAGTTACTGTAAATAGCAAGGACGAAAATGGTTACACGCCTGTGCATGCTGCTGCTGCATATGGTCACAATGATCTACTAAGGAAACTGTGCAATGAATATAATGgtgatattaatattagaGACTTCGATGGTGATACTCCTCTGCATCATGTTGAAGATGTCAATACTGCCaaagttattattgaaGAGTTGGATGGGGATTTCAAGTTGACCAACAACGAGGATAAGACCGCATTGGAAACCTTTGAAGAAGACTCTGAGTTTCCTGAACTAATTACTTATATGAGGGAGAAGATGGGTGTCACTGTGGAGGATGATGCCAGATTGAGTGGTATCGATGCAGAACAATTAGCACAGTTTAAAGATAGTGTACGTTATTCTTTGGAAAACGATCCtgttgatgaaaatgatgtCGAGACTATGGAACGTAGAAAAAAACTAGAAGCAATCATACAAGGTGAAAATGTTGAACAAGAACtagaaaattatatcaGGTCGATTGTCAGAGGTCAAATGATAGGTAGTAGCATGGacaatgaagaaaatgtcCCTAACAAACGTCAAAAATAA
- the MRPL50 gene encoding mitochondrial 54S ribosomal protein bL9m MRPL50 (similar to Saccharomyces cerevisiae MRPL50 (YNR022C); ancestral locus Anc_6.321) has protein sequence MFKPSYIMLSALSKRTNKVTVQVLKDFPDFQLFRGQVAEVKPSLMRNYLHYNNGARYILKDTDIDSQLLKLNAQREADMKKLAAEALQDEQLLMKSNTKTQQKSVTEEKNTKRNEEKQSYKSVLDQDYSIENVKIPGLDL, from the coding sequence ATGTTTAAACCAAGTTATATCATGTTGAGTGCGTTATCTAAACGCACAAATAAAGTTACTGTTCAAGTGTTAAAGGATTTTCCTGATTTCCAATTATTTAGAGGTCAAGTTGCAGAGGTTAAACCATCTTTAATGCGGAATTACTTACATTATAATAATGGTGCCCGTTACATTTTGAAGGATACTGACATTGATTCACAGTTATTGAAGTTGAATGCTCAGAGAGAGGCAGACATGAAGAAACTAGCTGCAGAGGCTTTGCAAGACGAACAATTGCTCATGAAGTCAAATACAAAGACACAGCAGAAATCAGTGACAGAGGAGAAGAATACTAAACGTAATGAGGAGAAACAGTCTTACAAGAGTGTACTGGATCAAGATTACTCTATTGAGAATGTCAAGATCCCAGGTCTTGACCTTTAG
- the RSC6 gene encoding Rsc6p (similar to Saccharomyces cerevisiae RSC6 (YCR052W) and SNF12 (YNR023W); ancestral locus Anc_6.322), whose translation MSYSKSGAKASSKKNDTSNVSGSKGSSKGGKNNGTVANNSSNNNSSNDNTAAANNNTVKQQMNPISTQNPIDTYIPSYLSRLVPELNSYEQLLDAEKKIDIYLARKKIDLNQNIMQWSATSDSMASSMNSDKKSFETKFLRVFIFNTAENQPWQDESQDLSNASWTLRIEGRLLDSEDISSESRKKFSSYFQGIAVDFKKSKETAAPLQHKTESNTEEAADVEMTDAETIENQKENIIDAVEWNFDAKNPVQFDGLDMKRPGSENLDCTITLQLQNMTGSVLEYSSQLASIIGFAQGSIQDAVYFVYKYLLINNLLTKEPSLKSANNNSSASVNSTTNSNDQTNGDNTVIQIDSLLSELILPDPLQTEYGFTKPSTLTLNELLALINKHVSPMKPIKVDYTIKVDKSSTYGDVVFDIAVQEPVDKNGKIQNKDSLSSEAISLLTSIDNQQSEMKSKLDELHYNSRLLHLQLNESAKKYQFFHKIAENPVPALKEYIESSSNALKVLSGDEGYNEDMVRRSQFYKDNEDVLFENLGVLLANGRM comes from the coding sequence ATGTCTTACTCTAAAAGTGGTGCTAAGGCGTCAAGCAAGAAAAATGATACTTCTAATGTGAGTGGTAGTAAAGGTAGTAGTAAAGGtggtaaaaataatggTACTGTTGCCAACAAcagcagcaacaacaatagCAGCAATGACAATACTGCTGCtgctaataataatactgtCAAGCAACAGATGAACCCTATCTCTACTCAAAACCCAATCGATACTTATATCCCATCATATTTAAGTAGATTAGTTCCGGAATTAAATTCTTATGAACAATTGCTGGATGCtgagaaaaaaattgatatatatttagctagaaaaaaaattgatttgaATCAGAATATTATGCAATGGTCAGCAACTTCAGACTCAATGGCGTCCTCCATGAACAGCgataaaaaatcatttgaaaCTAAATTTTTACgtgtttttattttcaatacaGCAGAAAACCAGCCATGGCAAGATGAATCGCAAGATTTGAGTAATGCGTCATGGACTTTAAGAATTGAAGGGAGACTACTAGATTCAGAAGATATTTCTTCAGAGtcaagaaaaaaattcagTAGTTACTTCCAAGGTATAGCTGTGGATTTCAAAAAAAGTAAAGAAACAGCAGCGCCATTACAACACAAAACAGAATCAAACACAGAAGAGGCAGCCGATGTTGAAATGACTGATGCTGAAACCATTGAAAATCAAaaggaaaatattatcGATGCAGTGGAATGGAACTTTGATGCAAAAAATCCAGTTCAATTCGATGGCCTGGATATGAAAAGACCAGGCTCTGAAAACTTAGACTGTACCATTACTTTGCAACTGCAAAACATGACAGGTTCCGTTTTAGAATATTCATCACAATTGGCTTCTATTATAGGTTTTGCACAAGGTTCCATACAGGATGCTGTCTATTTTGTCTACAAATATTTACTGATAAATAATCTGTTAACAAAGGAACCTTCTTTAAAATCTGCCAACAACAACAGTTCTGCTAGTGTTAATAGTACtacaaattcaaatgatcAAACTAACGGGGATAATACTGTTATTCAAATCGATTCGTTGCTATCAGAGTTAATATTACCAGATCCTTTACAAACTGAGTATGGATTTACCAAACCTTCAACACTAACTTTAAATGAACTATTGGCtctaataaataaacatgTTTCACCAATGAAACCAATTAAAGTAGATTACACTATCAAGGTCGATAAATCTTCCACATACGGTGATGTCGTTTTTGACATTGCAGTACAAGAACCTGTTGACAAAAACGGtaaaatacaaaataaagataGTTTATCATCAGAAGCAATTTCACTTTTAACATCAATAGATAATCAACAATCGGAaatgaaatcaaaattagatGAATTACATTATAACTCAAGGTTGTTACATTTACAATTAAATGAATCGGCTAAGAAATACCAATTTTTCCACAAGATAGCAGAAAACCCAGTTCCAGCtctaaaagaatatattgaatcaaGTTCAAATGCTTTAAAAGTATTATCTGGTGATGAAGGTTATAATGAAGATATGGTGAGAAGATCCCAATTTTATAAAGATAATGAGGACGTGCTATTTGAAAATCTTGGTGTGTTGCTAGCTAACGGTCGTATGTAA
- the CTR86 gene encoding Ctr86p (similar to Saccharomyces cerevisiae CTR86 (YCR054C); ancestral locus Anc_6.324), producing the protein MTEIDTIVKIGSLFENISLAEEDYEQAIQILNPIIIRSSQDEEYRVQLSKRKEVWSSINICLSNYNVNELMHVDQLNIKTYNIRLLRGIIILLRNLSASNQDIPNELLLQNTVIKLFLNLRNHYEGLEEIIMALYITILSFLHNISQNHSIFDKTILHQQLVFLMFPTLCNSNNREMLYPYLLYFYNIIKNDDFLYDFFRHKDVTPILHNIIIEEITQNHSNLYEHLKQVRTDDMETEAAPQLEDLDIILLKIFKRISANESFAPYLERIEKSDNMIFMSILKIMQLIVTSTDDWDKFELTALMAWCYRIFEHTALEVKKYFENKLEDEPTSDSLHDKLLISLDIISKLCQFEHAKKFMVFYKGIENIISLFQVLQDNLIKINFQKDIKGNVKSMKTTNSLGDKISDETLLLKRVDFDNYHIKSTNFPECKLIIVEIITMLAYGNKEVQDKIRELHGLQLVLSNCMIDDNDPFIKERAIVCIRVLLTENKENQDFVAQLESKKAVQNETLEEAGYEVKVSSDGSVKLESKDGTSSLNKRPKIK; encoded by the coding sequence ATGACAGAAATAGATACTATAGTGAAAATTGGATCTCTTTTcgaaaatatatcattagCAGAAGAGGATTATGAACAAGCTATACAGATATTGAATCCAATTATCATAAGGTCAAGTCAGGATGAAGAGTATCGTGttcaattatcaaaaagaaaagaggTCTGGTCTTcgataaatatatgtttaAGTAACTATAATGTGAACGAATTGATGCATGTTGATCagttgaatataaaaacataCAATATAAGATTATTGAGaggaattattattttactGAGAAACTTATCAGCATCCAATCAAGATATTCCTAATGAACTGTTATTGCAGAACACcgttattaaattatttttaaatttaagaAATCATTATGAAGGTTTAGAGGAGATCATAATGGCATTGTATATCACAATATTAAGTTTTCTACACAATATTAGTCAAAAtcattcaatatttgataaaactattcttcatcaacaactagtatttttaatgttCCCGACATTATGCAATAGTAACAATCGGGAGATGTTATATCCatatttgttatatttctataacattattaaaaatgatgatttcTTATATGATTTCTTTAGACATAAGGATGTAACTCCTATATTGcataacattattattgaagaaataacacaaaatcattcaaatttatatgAACATTTGAAACAAGTTAGAACAGATGATATGGAGACGGAGGCAGCTCCTCAACTTGAAGATTtggatattattttattaaaaatctttaaaagaatttctGCAAATGAATCGTTTGCACCATATTTAGAGAGAATAGAAAAATCGGATAATATGATATTTATGTCAATTCTTAAAATAATGCAATTAATAGTCACCAGCACTGATGATTGGGATAAATTTGAGTTAACTGCGTTGATGGCATGGTGTTACAGGATATTTGAGCACACTGCATTAGAggtgaaaaaatattttgaaaacaaattGGAAGATGAACCTACATCTGATAGTCTtcatgataaattattaatttcattggATATTATATCGAAGTTGTGCCAATTTGAACATGCTAAAAAATTTATGGTCTTCTATAAAggtattgaaaatattatttcgTTATTCCAAGTGTTACAAGATaatttaatcaaaataaattttcaaaaagatattaaagGTAATGTCAAATCAATGAAAACAACGAATTCATTGGGtgataaaatttcagaTGAAACATTGCTGTTAAAAAGGGTGGATTTCGATAACTACCATATCAAATCTACAAATTTTCCTGAGTGTAAACTTATCATCGTTGAGATTATTACAATGCTGGCCTATGGTAATAAAGAAGTTCAAGATAAAATAAGGGAATTGCATGGTTTACAACTGGTATTATCGAATTGTATGATCGATGATAATGATccatttattaaagaaagagCCATAGTCTGCATACGAGTACTATTAACGGAGAATAAGGAGAATCAAGATTTTGTTGCACAATTAGAATCTAAGAAAGCTGTTCAAAACGAAACGTTGGAAGAAGCAGGTTATGAAGTTAAAGTTTCGTCAGATGGGTCCGTTAAATTAGAGTCTAAAGATGGTACatcttcattaaataagaggcctaaaataaaataa
- the PWP2 gene encoding snoRNA-binding rRNA-processing protein PWP2 (similar to Saccharomyces cerevisiae PWP2 (YCR057C); ancestral locus Anc_6.325) encodes MRSDYEFTNLLGTVYRRGNILFSSDGTQLISPVGNRVSVFDLINNKSFTFEYEHRKNIASLDINKQGTLLLSIDEDGRAILVNFKSRQVLHHFNFKDKCQSIKFSPDGKHFALGSGRFIQIWKTPDVNENRQFAPFIRQRVQAGHFQDVTSLTWSYDSRFIISSSKDLTARIWSLDSEDKDLASMTFAGHRDYVMGAFFSADQEKIYTVSKDGALFTWEYSSKEEEDDDDEPDLSKYSWRISEKNFFFQNHATVKCVTFHAKSNMLIVGFSNGEFRLYELPSFALLQQLSMGQNPVNTVSVNETGEWLAFGSSSLGQLLVYEWQSESYILKQQGHFDALNDLTYSPDGSRVVTSSEDGKIKIWDVVSGFCLATFEEHTSSVTAVQFAKRGQVLFSASLDGTVRAWDLIRYRNFRTFTSTDRIQFNCLAVDPSGEVVCAGSLDNFEIHVWSVQTGQLLDTLAGHEGPVSCLAFSQENGVLASASWDKTIRIWSIFARSQQVEPLEVYSDIVALTIRPDGKHVAASTIRGQISIFDIEEGKQIGNIDCRKDIISGRYLEDRFTSKSSERSKFFTSIHYSFDGMAIIAGGNNNSLCLYDVTNEVLLRRFIVSQNMTLNGTQEFLNSSKMTEAGALDLIDEDAENSDLEDRIDSSLPGSRRGGDMSTRRTRPEIRVTAVQFSPTANAFAAASTEGLLIYSLDNVVVFDPFDLDIDITPQNTIASLTNKEYLNSFVMSLRLNEVYLINKVYESIPVSEIPLICSNIPVVYLPRILQFVGDFSMDSPHIEFNLIWIKSLFSSHGSYINDNKHIFGSSMRSIQRFLSRIAKDAVVASVDNKYTYRFLSGTDGKLNDGSSDNETEFTSAYEAEGASNSDDDVAMDVAESEDEGWEGLDKKENKLSLSAEIDESDDDKDLI; translated from the coding sequence ATGAGATCTGATTATGAATTTACTAATTTATTGGGTACTGTGTACAGGCGAGGTAACATTTTGTTCTCATCTGATGGGACTCAATTGATTTCACCAGTAGGAAACAGAGTTTCAGTTTTCGATTTGATTAATAACAAGTCCTTTACTTTTGAATATGAACATAGAAAAAACATTGCTTCATTGGACATAAATAAACAAGgaacattattattatcaattgatgaagatggtAGAGCTATTTTGGTGAATTTTAAATCTAGACAGGTTTTACATcactttaattttaaagataaatgTCAATCTATAAAGTTCAGTCCTGATGGTAAGCATTTTGCCTTAGGATCAGGCAGATTTATACAAATATGGAAAACACCAGATGTAAATGAAAATAGACAATTCGCACCTTTCATCCGTCAAAGAGTACAAGCAGGTCATTTCCAAGATGTCACTTCTTTAACATGGTCATACGATTctagatttattatttcttcttcaaaagatTTAACAGCAAGAATATGGTCATTAGATTCCGAAGATAAAGATTTGGCTTCCATGACCTTTGCAGGACACAGAGATTATGTGATGGGTGCTTTCTTTAGTGCTGAtcaagaaaaaatatatactgTTAGTAAAGATGGTGCTTTATTTACCTGGGAATATTCatcaaaagaagaagaggatgatgatgatgaaccagatttatcaaaatatagTTGGAGAATTTCAGAGAAGAACTTCTTTTTCCAAAACCACGCTACAGTTAAATGTGTTACTTTTCATGCCAAATCTAACATGTTAATAGTAGGTTTTAGCAATGGTGAATTTAGATTATATGAGTTACCATCATTTGCGCTATTACAACAACTATCAATGGGCCAAAATCCAGTAAACACAGTATCCGTTAATGAAACAGGTGAGTGGTTGGCCTTTGGCTCAAGTTCTTTAGGGCAATTATTAGTTTACGAATGGCAATCTGAATCGTACATATTAAAACAACAAGGTCACTTCGACGCTTTGAATGACCTAACGTATTCTCCAGATGGTTCCCGTGTTGTTACTTCTTCGGAAGATggtaaaattaaaatatggGATGTTGTATCAGGTTTCTGTTTAGCAACTTTTGAAGAACATACCTCATCGGTGACTGCCGTACAATTTGCCAAGAGAGGTCAGGTCTTATTTTCTGCATCTCTTGATGGTACAGTCAGAGCATGGGATTTAATAAGGTACCGTAATTTCAGAACATTCACATCGACTGATAgaattcaattcaattgtttaGCAGTTGATCCTTCTGGTGAGGTTGTTTGTGCAGGTTCTTTAgacaattttgaaattcatGTTTGGTCTGTTCAAACAGGTCAATTATTAGATACACTAGCCGGTCATGAAGGTCCAGTATCTTGTCTTGCTTTTAGTCAAGAAAATGGTGTTCTAGCGTCTGCATCATGGGATAAAACTATAAGGATCTGGTCTATCTTTGCTAGATCTCAACAAGTTGAGCCATTAGAAGTATATTCTGATATTGTTGCATTGACTATCAGACCAGATGGTAAGCATGTTGCCGCTTCGACGATAAGAGGCCagatttcaatatttgatattgaagaaggTAAACAAATTGGTAATATTGATTGTAGAAAGGATATTATTTCTGGTAGATATTTGGAAGACCGTTTCACATCCAAATCTTCAGAAAgatctaaattttttacATCTATTCATTATAGTTTCGATGGTATGGCAATAATAGCTGgtggtaataataattctttatgTTTGTATGATGTTACCAATGAAGTTTTATTAAGAAGATTCATTGTCTCTCAAAATATGACTTTAAATGGTACGCAAGAATTTTTGAACAGTAGTAAAATGACAGAAGCAGGAGCTTTAgatttaattgatgaagatgcTGAAAATTCTGATCTAGAAGATCGTATTGACAGTTCCTTACCTGGTTCAAGACGTGGAGGTGATATGTCGACAAGAAGAACTCGTCCTGAAATTAGAGTGACTGCTGTTCAATTTTCACCAACTGCAAATGCTTTTGCTGCAGCTTCTACAGAAGGTCTACTGATTTATTCATTAGATAATGTTGTTGTATTCGATCCATTTGACTTGGATATTGATATCACGCCTCAAAATACCATTGCTAGCTTAACCAATAAGGAATACTTAAATTCTTTTGTGATGTCCCTTAGATTGAATGAAGTTTActtaattaataaagtttATGAATCCATTCCAGTAAGCGAAATTCCTTTGATTTGTTCTAACATTCCAGTCGTTTACTTACCAAGAATATTACAATTTGTTGGTGACTTTTCAATGGACTCGCCacatattgaatttaatttgatttggatcaaatctttattttcttctcaTGGTAGTTATATTAACGATAACAAACACATATTTGGCTCGTCGATGAGATCTATTCAAAGATTTTTAAGTAGAATCGCTAAGGATGCAGTAGTTGCATCGGTAGATAACAAATACACATATAGATTCTTATCTGGAACTGATGGGAAATTAAACGATGGTAGTTCAGATAATGAAACAGAGTTTACTAGCGCTTACGAAGCTGAAGGTGCATCTAATAGTGACGATGACGTAGCGATGGATGTAGCTGAAAGTGAAGATGAAGGCTGGGAAGGTTTGGataaaaaggaaaataaaCTATCTTTAAGCGCAGAAATCGACGAATCTGACGATGACAaagatttaatataa
- the MPP6 gene encoding Mpp6p (similar to Saccharomyces cerevisiae YNR024W; ancestral locus Anc_6.326), with translation MSTPTPVTGKLTSRVMNMKFMKFANNGEELTDPRGNASGALNNANANHKGRDSAITKKFNEASEWKLERMKINPESSDKSVNTTLTRKIIKIKKTPTVVSNVGVASLQRLRTPETNMLPVMRGRRVIGEPEVTLGKRKADEGNEEPSDSLQKEVDEDSYEPSLDKIFKSSKKVDSKKNKNKKKKNSKKK, from the coding sequence ATGAGTACACCGACACCAGTAACTGGTAAACTTACCAGTAGAGTCATGAATATGAAGTTCATGAAGTTTGCTAACAATGGAGAAGAATTGACGGACCCTAGAGGGAACGCCAGTGGGGCCTTAAACAATGCTAATGCAAATCATAAAGGGAGAGATAGTGCCATTACGAAAAAGTTTAATGAAGCTAGTGAATGGAAATTAGAGAGAATGAAGATAAATCCGGAAAGTTCAGATAAGTCTGTTAACACTACATTGACAAGAAagataattaaaataaagaaaacaCCAACTGTGGTATCTAATGTAGGTGTTGCCAGTCTGCAGAGGTTGAGGACCCCAGAAACTAATATGTTACCAGTCATGAGAGGCAGGAGAGTAATTGGGGAGCCAGAAGTCACTTTAGGGAAGAGAAAAGCCGATGAAGGTAATGAAGAACCAAGCGACTCCTTGCAAAAGGAGGTCGATGAAGATTCATATGAACCAAGCTTggataaaatatttaagaGTTCCAAGAAAGTCGACTCTaagaagaataaaaataagaagaagaaaaactccaagaagaaataa
- the YIH1 gene encoding Yih1p (similar to Saccharomyces cerevisiae YIH1 (YCR059C); ancestral locus Anc_6.327) → MSMNHEELVQEIETIEAIYPDLLMEKLSDCTIIRIKIPQHEYVTVQISFPKEYPSEQPPNVLEVNINKNSLSYDPKYILHLFQEVMNSVYHKEVCVFDFLTELDGVLYIEEDGDDNDYVEDTKMLVPLDPFEGWVSSEPITDRKSTFMGFATRVNSEEEAFAKLEQLKMDPKIRKGNHIMSAWRVKQGDISFQDSDDDGETAAGSRMLHLVTIMGIWNIMVVVVRWFGGTHIGPDRFKHINSTAREAILKAGFERKE, encoded by the coding sequence ATGTCGATGAATCATGAAGAATTAGTGCAAGAGATAGAGACTATTGAGGCTATCTATCCAGATCTGTTAATGGAAAAATTATCAGATTGTACAATTATTAGGATTAAAATTCCTCAGCACGAATATGTCACTGTGCAAATTTCATTCCCTAAGGAATATCCTTCAGAGCAGCCACCGAACGTGTTAGAAgtaaatatcaataaaaatagtCTTTCGTATGATCCTAAGTATATATTACATCTATTTCAAGAGGTTATGAATTCAGTGTACCACAAGGAAGTCTGTGTGTTCGACTTTTTAACAGAACTAGATGGTGTGTTATATATAGAGGAAGATGGAGATGATAATGACTATGTAGAGGATACCAAAATGCTTGTTCCCCTTGATCCGTTTGAAGGATGGGTTTCTTCGGAACCTATTACTGATAGGAAATCGACATTCATGGGCTTTGCTACTCGTGTCAATTCAGAAGAGGAAGCGTTTGCTAAATTAGAACAATTAAAGATGGATCCTAAAATTCGTAAAGGTAACCATATAATGTCAGCATGGAGAGTAAAACAAGGTGATATATCTTTCCAGGATTCTGATGATGACGGTGAAACTGCAGCAGGATCACGTATGCTTCATTTAGTGACCATAATGGGCATCTGGAATATAATGGTAGTCGTTGTACGTTGGTTTGGTGGTACTCATATCGGTCCAGATAGATTTAAACATATCAATTCAACTGCTAGGGAGGCTATACTGAAGGCTGGTTTTGAAAGGAAAGAATAA
- the TAH1 gene encoding Tah1p (similar to Saccharomyces cerevisiae TAH1 (YCR060W); ancestral locus Anc_6.328), producing the protein MSFEQYKEEGNRNFKEGSYKVAAELYQKCVDIEPENPIGYSNKAMALIKLGRYTEVVELCRKGLTFTPNTTDTVYKKLNYRLEMALKNMKHVNDQEQSNEHLINIEINEVDRLPEEFINL; encoded by the coding sequence ATGTCGTTTGAACAATACAAAGAAGAAGGTAATAGAAACTTTAAAGAAGGCTCATATAAGGTTGCAGCAGAACTCTATCAAAAATGTGTTGATATCGAACCTGAGAATCCAATAGGCTACAGTAATAAAGCAATGGCTTTGATTAAATTAGGGAGATATACTGAGGTGGTTGAGTTATGTCGAAAAGGTCTTACTTTTACTCCAAATACAACAGACActgtatataaaaaattaaattatcgTCTGGAAATGGCTCTTAAAAACATGAAACACGTTAATGATCAGGAACAGAGTAACGAacatttaattaatattgaaattaatgaaGTTGATAGACTACCAgaagaatttattaatttatga